The Sesamum indicum cultivar Zhongzhi No. 13 linkage group LG2, S_indicum_v1.0, whole genome shotgun sequence genome contains a region encoding:
- the LOC105175169 gene encoding flavonoid 3'-monooxygenase-like, translated as MPLMENSAWALLALLCLAALAFLIPIINFRQHPKRKFPPGPKPWPVIGNLHLVGSHPHRSFHVLSQKYGDIMQLKYGKFPVVVASSPEMAKQFLRLHDKVFASRPALAAGKYTSFDYSDVTWAPYGPHWRQARKIYLSEVFNAKKLESFEYIRIEERRNLLSRLHSLSGKPVVLKDHLSRYSLSIISRMVFGDGYISESGPNKSIVTLDELHELLDEWFLLNGVFNFGDWIPWLNFLDLQGCVKKMKGLYQKLDRFLNYVIDDHQTRRAIGKDSIQGDAVDMLLQLAEDDNLEIKLTRDRIKGLIQDLLGGGADTASTTLEWAIHEILRNPRVIEKAKVELDRVIGRNRWVEEEDTSKLPYIDGIIMESMRLHPLGTLLIPHYAMEDCKVAGYDISKGTTILINTWSMGRNPNIWDAPEEFLPERFLDKDFDVTGGNFSLLPFGSGRRRCPGYNLGLKMVRPTLANLLHGFNWNLVDGMRPEDVSVEEFYGLATQPKKPVTIIMNPALPDHLY; from the exons ATGCCGCTGATGGAGAACTCCGCTTGGGCATTATTAGCATTACTATGTTTAGCTGCATTGGCCTTTCTAATTCCCATAATAAACTTCAGACAGCATCCAAAACGGAAGTTTCCACCAGGTCCAAAGCCATGGCCTGTCATCGGAAATTTGCACCTGGTTGGTTCCCACCCACATCGATCCTTTCACGTTTTATCCCAAAAGTATGGTGATATTATGCAACTAAAGTATGGGAAGTTCCCTGTTGTAGTTGCATCCTCCCCTGAGATGGCCAAACAGTTCCTAAGGCTACACGATAAGGTCTTTGCCTCCAGGCCTGCACTTGCTGCCGGTAAGTACACTAGCTTCGATTACTCAGACGTGACATGGGCTCCTTACGGTCCACACTGGCGACAAGCACGTAAAATTTATCTATCTGAGGTGTTCAATGCAAAAAAACTCGAATCCTTTGAGTATATTCGAATTGAGGAGAGGCGTAATCTCCTCTCTCGTCTACACTCCCTATCAGGAAAGCCGGTTGTGCTTAAAGACCATTTATCCCGTTATTCTCTTTCCATTATAAGTAGGATGGTTTTTGGCGACGGATACATTAGTGAATCGGGACCTAATAAGTCCATAGTAACACTGGATGAATTGCATGAGCTATTGGATGAGTGGTTTTTGCTTAATGGGGTGTTCAATTTCGGGGACTGGATACCATGGTTAAATTTCCTTGATCTACAGGGATGTGTTAAGAAAATGAAGGGTCTGTACCAGAAATTGGACAGATTTCTCAactatgtgattgatgatCATCAAACTAGAAGGGCAATAGGAAAAGACTCAATCCAGGGAGACGCTGTAGACATGTTATTGCAGTTGGCTGAGGACGATAATCTTGAAATCAAACTCACGAGGGATCGTATCAAGGGATTGATACAG GACCTACTAGGTGGTGGCGCAGATACTGCAAGTACCACACTTGAATGGGCTATCCATGAAATTCTCAGAAATCCTCGTGTAATTGAAAAGGCAAAAGTAGAGCTTGACAGGGTTATTGGAAGAAACAGATGGGTAGAAGAGGAGGACACCTCAAAATTGCCTTATATTGATGGCATTATCATGGAGTCCATGAGGTTGCATCCACTCGGAACACTTTTAATCCCCCATTACGCAATGGAGGACTGCAAGGTTGCAGGATATGATATATCAAAAGGAACAACCATCTTGATCAACACATGGAGCATGGGGAGAAACCCTAACATATGGGATGCACCCGAAGAATTCTTGCCAGAGAGGTTTTTAGACAAGGACTTTGATGTCACTGGAGGTAACTTTTCCCTCTTGCCATTTGGCTCTGGTCGCCGGAGATGTCCTGGATACAACCTCGGACTTAAGATGGTTCGACCAACATTGGCAAATTTGCTGCATGGATTTAACTGGAATTTGGTTGATGGCATGAGGCCTGAAGATGTATCCGTGGAGGAATTCTACGGGCTCGCCACACAGCCTAAAAAGCCTGTTACCATTATTATGAATCC